In a single window of the Balneolaceae bacterium genome:
- a CDS encoding helix-turn-helix domain-containing protein — MSLICSMEASFNTWTTIFLLAALHGLVLSGLVWRRNGTRSSRFMALFLLLFSITLATYVAYWTGFQRVYPHLMAVAEPLYFLFGPVFFAYIFTTLYPEAVISRKHLAHLLPFALYLAWMAPFFLLSAPEKLTFLRTLASEWGSLERLLPVGAKVLHLSAYLGASLWLIRRRFRGVRIHEVADYSKLRLRLLVTAACFGGFIGCYTLYYVLVHTIDFNVEFDYMISGAMTLFIYTVGYLGYLNGPTGEELRIVRKYETSTMDRRELDEQLERLQSHMRREKPWKDGELRLADPSNRDLTILHIAFESGFNNKTSFNKVFKENAGKTPSQFKKDRLYGNSA; from the coding sequence GTGTCACTCATTTGTTCCATGGAAGCTTCTTTCAACACCTGGACCACGATTTTTCTGCTGGCCGCCCTTCACGGGCTTGTGCTGTCGGGACTGGTATGGCGGCGAAACGGAACGCGCTCCTCGCGATTCATGGCCCTTTTCCTGTTGCTATTTTCGATAACCCTCGCCACCTACGTGGCCTATTGGACCGGCTTTCAGCGCGTCTACCCGCACCTCATGGCGGTGGCCGAACCGTTATACTTTCTCTTCGGACCGGTGTTCTTCGCCTACATATTCACCACTCTTTACCCGGAGGCGGTGATTTCCCGGAAACATCTTGCCCATCTGCTGCCTTTTGCACTCTACCTGGCATGGATGGCACCTTTTTTCCTTCTGTCTGCGCCCGAAAAGCTCACTTTTTTACGCACCCTGGCTTCCGAGTGGGGCAGCCTGGAGCGCCTGCTGCCGGTGGGCGCCAAGGTACTGCATCTGAGCGCCTATCTGGGCGCCTCGCTGTGGCTGATACGGCGTCGATTCCGTGGCGTAAGAATCCATGAGGTAGCCGATTATTCCAAGCTGCGTCTGCGCCTTCTTGTCACGGCAGCCTGTTTCGGCGGTTTTATTGGCTGCTATACACTCTATTACGTACTGGTGCACACCATCGACTTCAACGTGGAATTCGATTACATGATATCGGGGGCCATGACGCTCTTTATCTATACCGTGGGCTATCTTGGCTACCTGAACGGTCCAACGGGAGAGGAGCTGCGGATCGTTCGCAAGTACGAAACCTCCACAATGGACCGCCGGGAACTTGACGAGCAGCTGGAGCGGCTGCAGTCGCATATGCGCAGAGAGAAACCGTGGAAGGACGGAGAGCTGAGGCTGGCCGATCCCTCCAACCGGGACCTGACCATACTGCACATCGCCTTCGAGTCGGGTTTCAACAACAAGACCTCCTTCAACAAGGTCTTCAAGGAGAATGCCGGCAAGACGCCGTCGCAGTTCAAGAAGGACCGTTTGTACGGAAATTCGGCCTGA
- a CDS encoding response regulator produces MRVLIVEDDRVLSLMLSMMVQRLGYRVAETLSEGEEAVQYVQEQQVELILMDIMLEGVVDGIQAIRQIRDFSSVPVIYVTGNSDSTTLERAGKTGYADYLVKPVLIEHLKEAISKI; encoded by the coding sequence ATGCGCGTATTGATAGTGGAAGACGACCGGGTGCTCTCCCTTATGCTTTCGATGATGGTCCAGCGGCTGGGCTACCGCGTGGCGGAGACGCTCAGCGAGGGTGAAGAGGCCGTGCAGTACGTCCAGGAGCAGCAGGTGGAACTCATCCTGATGGACATCATGCTGGAGGGTGTAGTGGACGGCATACAGGCCATCCGGCAGATACGCGACTTCTCCTCTGTCCCGGTAATCTATGTAACGGGCAATTCCGACAGTACCACCCTGGAGCGCGCCGGGAAGACGGGCTATGCCGACTACCTGGTCAAGCCGGTGCTCATTGAGCACCTGAAGGAAGCCATCTCAAAGATCTGA